In Alkalimarinus alittae, the DNA window TAGCGTTCAATTTTTCAACCTGCTACGCTTCAGCGTGCTGTTTTTCAAACTGTGAACCTTCGTATGAGAGTGGTTTACTGTCTATGGTAAGGATGATTACGGGTGATGCTCCAGGCACGGTATAGCTGTTCAGCTAAGAGCACTCGCACCAAAGGATGTGGAAGCGTTAGTGGCGAAAGCGACCATTGCTGATCTGCTCGCGCACGGCAGCTATCAGACAGTCCGTCTGGACCACCCACTAACAAAGCAACATTTCGACCGGCCATTTGCCAGACCTCTGCTTGCTTGGCTAGTTTCTCAGTAGTCCAATTACGGCCATTAACTTCAAGCGCAAGGACATAGTCTGATGACTCAACCGATGCAAGCATCTGTTCGCCTTCACGCTTAATAATACGGTCGATATCAGCGTTTTTGCCACGCTGCCCTAGCGGAATCTCTATCAATTCAAGAGAAAACTCAGCAGGCATGCGTCTTGAGTACTCATTATACCCTTCGCTAACCCACGAAGGCATTCGAGTACCGACCGCTATTAGTTTAATTTTCATGAGGCGATTGCTAGCTCTGCTCTTCTACAACCTCAGGCCCATCAATCCAAAAGCGCTCAAGATCGTAGAACTCACGGGCAGCAGGCATCATCACATGCACAACAATATCACCCAAATCAACTAACACCCAATCACTGCCCGCACCGCCTTCTATACCTAAAGGGCGAATACCGCTCTTTTTGACGTCATCAACAACATTGTCAGCAATCGATTTAACATGACGGTTCGAGGTACCAGACGCCACGATCATATATTCGGTCACACTGGTTCGCTCGCGTACATCCAATACATTGATGTCCTTCGCCTTCATATCATCCATAGCATTCACTACGATGTCTCTTAACTTTTCACTTTGCATATAATTTTCGTTCGGAAGAATCTTGTAAGTCCAAGAGTTGCTCGGCTCATCTCAAGTTCGACAGCTTACGTCCTCTTGGAGGTTAATATTAATAACATGATTTTTTATCGTCATAACCATAAAGTTGATTATCACAGATGTAACGCCAAACAACATCCGACACCAAATACCGGGCAGACAACCCTTTTGAAATCGAAGATCTAACTTTTGAACTTGAAATATCGAGCAATGACAACTCAAGCGGCAATATATACCCCGCAGCACATTCAAACAATGCTTCAATTTTTTCAACTCGGCAAGAATCGACAAGATCTTTTAATTGCCCGCCAATTGATAATTCCCAGCTTGGCCTATTTAGAACAATTATATGGGCTAATGTTGGAATTTCCAGCCATTGATGCCAACTAGAAAGTCCATTAAAGGCATCAGTACCTAATACTAAAACAATGGGCTCATCATCACCATATTGCGCCCTCATCTCTTTGAGGGTATCCGCTGTGTAAGAAGGTCCCCCTCGAAGTATCTCACGCTGATCGACAATCACGTTAGATTCGCCTTCAGTCGCCAGCCTTAGCATTTCTGTCCGCTGCGCCGAAGACGCACCGGGTTGCCCCCGATGAACAGGATTATAACAAGGTAGTAGATGAACGTTCGTTTCTTTCTTGGTTTTACTCTTAAATAACTCACTTAATTCGAGTGCAGCCCGCAAGTGGCCAAGATGCACGGGGTCATAAGTCCCTCCCATGACAATTTTCATAAAACAGCCTTATGACACCTTAACGCACTCATTGAACAATATTCACTGACGAATATGCCCGTCACCAAACACCACATATTTCTGCGAGGTCAAACCATCAAGTCCAACAGGTCCTCGCGCATGGATTTTATCAGTGGAAATACCAATTTCAGCACCTAACCCATACTCAAAACCATCAGCAAAACGGGTAGACGCATTAATCATGACCGAGCTTGAGTCAACGGCAGTAATAAACTTACGACCACGCGTGTAATTCTCAGTAATAATAGAGTCGGTGTGATGAGAGCCGTATTTATTAATATGGTCAATCGCCTCATCCATGTCTGAAACAACTTTAACTGACAGTACTGGGGCTAAATATTCAGTCGACCAATCTTCTTCTGTTGCAGCGTTAATACCTGTCAGAATTCGCCTTGTCGCATCACAACCTCTCAACTCTACGCCTTCCTGCTCAAACTTCACCGCAAGTGTTGGCAAAACAAACTCGGCAATGGCCTCATCAACAAGTAATGTCTCCATTGTGTTACAAGTACCGTATCGATGAGTTTTTGCATTAAAGGCGACATTAACCGCTTTTTCTCGGTCTGCATCACGGTCAATAAATACATGGCAAATACCGTCTAAGTGCTTAATTACTGCTACTTTGGCATCTCGACTCACTCGCTCAATTAAGCCTTTACCGCCACGAGGAACAATAACATCGACATACTCTGGCATCGTAATCAGCTCGCCTACGGCTGCACGATCAGTTGTTTTAATCACCTGCACTGCATTAATAGGTAGTCCTGCTTGAGATAGCCCTTGGCTAATACACGCCGCAACGGCTTGATTTGAATGAATCGCTTCTGATCCACCTCGCAAGATCGTCGCATTGCCTGACTTAAGGCACAAACTGGCCGCTTCTACCGTAACATTTGGGCGAGACTCATAAATAATTCCGACTACACCTAAGGGCACACGCATTTTGCCAACTTGAATACCAGAAGGCATATATTTCATATCATCAATAATGCCGACAGGATCAGGAAGAGATGCAACTTGTCGCAGCCCTTCAATCATGGTATCGATACGTGCTGGCGTTAGCTCCAAACGATCAAGCATTGCCGAATCAAGGCCATTATTTCGTCCGTTTTCCAAGTCCAACTCATTCGCTTTAGCTAATTTATCACGCGCCAGATCTAACGCTTCAGCCATCGCAATCAATGCACGATTTTTTGCTTCTGTACTCGCCTGAGCAATTAGAGCAGATGCCTGACGGGCCTTTTCGCCCACGTCTACCATGTATGCTTTTACATCCATCGCCTGTTTTCAACCTATAAAGCTGCTACATTAAACAATATCAAACGAAAATTAAGACCTTAGAAGCAATCTAAGAGCAACAATCATTTATACGATACACCAAAAGAGGTTATTATAACCTTCTGAACCAATGACACCAACGTTGAATTAAGGAACGACCTTAAAGAACCTAATTTAACAAGGATAATAACAAAGACGATTATGCCTCAAACACGCTTAAGCAACACCATACGGACTCGCTCATACCAGTATGCAGCGGCTATAACCGCATTTTTAGCGCTAGCCGGTTTATTAGTAGGAAAGCTAGAAGGCGCTATCGTTGCCGCCGTTTTTTCTATCCTACTTATATTGAATAGCCTCTTCGAGAAACAACGATTATTAGAAAAAGATCCGCAAAAAAGCTTACGCCGCAGTTCTTGGACCCATATCACCCTACTATTTTTAGCTGCTGTATCACTGCTTAGCGCGACAAATAGCGAATACGCAGCCAGCCCATGGAGTTTTATTTTGCCTTTGTTATTGCTGTTCTTTTATCCGCTAAAAACAGCACTTATAGCGACCGCAATCTATAGCTTCTGCTTAGTGGTTATACTCACTCAGATAAGTGATTCGGCAGAAAAATTAGAGCTTCTGATAAATTACATGTTATGCCTTGCTCTTACAGCAGGCTTTGTTTACTTGAGAGAAATAAAAGATCAACAACTTAAACCTTTACGGCGGACCGACAATCTTACCCAAGCATCTATTAAAGAGCGGTTGAACGATGATCTAGTCAAAGAAATTCAACGCAGTGAAAGAGAAGGTACCGAACTAACGGTGATGGCGCTGGCGATAGATGACCAAGGTTTTGATCATATAGACGCCGCCGACCACGACGTACTGCTCAGTAAACTAGGACATGTACTACACGAAAACCTTCGCGCCTTTGACAGTTATTATCGATGGAAGGATCACGAATTTTTAATCGTATTTCCCTATACCAACACTCAAGAAGGGATGAAAACCGCTGAGAATCTGCGAGTCATAGCTAAAGACTCGCTGAGTGATGCCAACATGCCCATTACCGTCAGTATTGGTGCTGCAAGCCTTAATGTAGGCGATAATGCTGATTCCCTGCTAAAAAAATCGCTATCAGCGCTTCAACAAGCACAAAGAAGAGGTCAAAACCGAACCCGCTCTTATGTTGACGCAGAGACTAATACAAGTAAAGTCAGAGCCGCTACAGACACGCTTGGCTAGCACGGCAAACAACATAAACCCCAAAAAATAATTAGTTACTAGTTCCATATTAAATAAAAGGCACAGAAAGGATGACTGATTCCCAACTTAAGAACATGACAAGAACAACGTCTTATGGCTTAACCGCCTTTTTTATGTTCTTTCTGGCTATTCAAAATTACCGCTATGGCTTTTATGAGTTAGTTTACACCGCCACCTTTCTAATTCCCCTTTTAGGGTTTGGTATTGCTTATACCTACGCACAAAGATTCTTTGAAATTAAAGACCACGCACACCCTATATTGCTTGCAGTCATGGTGGTTTTAATTGCCTCAAATATTAATGAAACATCATCCAATGCAACGCTTTGGCTATATCCAATCGGCTTACTGAGTTATTTAGTGCTCCCTTTTCGAATGTCAAACGTATTCAATGCCGGTGTACTGATATCACTCACCTTCTTTATTATGATTCAGCAAGGGTTATTTAACAGTCTATCATTCTTCACTAGCTATCTTCTGATTAGTAGCGTTGCGAGTATTTTCGCTTACCTTCACCACCATAAAAATCGCAAGTTAATTGAGCTATCACTTCATGATCCACTGACAGGGGCTTACAATATGAAGCACCTTGACGACACGCTGACCAAAGAAATTAGCCGCTCTCATGTCACCGGAAACACACTATCGTTAATCGCACTGAAAGTTGACTACTTTGACCAATTTACCGATGTTCATGGTAACAATGCAGCAAAAGATTTAACCATCGAGCTTTCAGAAATGCTAGGCGGCATGATCAGAGCCGGAGATAGCCACTACTACGACGATAACAGTTTATTTTATATGCTTTTACCCAACACCCCCCAAGAAGGGATGCTGATCATGACTGAGCGCGTGCGCAGAACCGTAGAAGAAACTAAGTGGCAAACGATAGGCACCATGACCGTTAGCGTAGGTTGCACCACATCAACTGAAAAACCAACCACCGCCGAAAGCCTTTTAAAAGAAGTTCAATGTGCTTTGAGTGATGCAGAAGCCAACGGACACAATAGAGTTAACCATTTCACCCAACAATGAACTTATCTGACATTCAACCCCTAATAAATGGGCTCCAAGCGCACCCTAACTGGGTGGCATTTGCTATTTTTAGTATTTCCTTTGTCGAGTCTCTGGCCGTTGCAGGCGTTATCGTACCTGGCGTCATGTTGCTATTTATGGTGGCGGCTGTTGCTGGTGGAGGGGCGCTATCGATAGAGGCATCTTTATTTTGGGCTTTTGCAGGCGCCGTTTCTGGTGACGGTCTGAGTTTCTTTCTCGGACGTTACTTTAAAGAATCTATTGCAACAGTCTGGCCTGTCCGCCGGTATCCTCAACTGCTTGATAGTGGAACACGTTTTTTTGATAAGCACGGGGGTAAAAGCGTACTAATTGGCCGTTTTGTAGGCCCTATTCGCCCTATCTTGCCCATGATTGCAGGCATGCTTCAAATGCCGCCCAAAAAATTCTTTATATTTAATATTGTTTCTGCCATTGGCTGGGCACCTATTTATATATTGCCAGGCTTTCTTGTAGGTGCTTCAATATCTCTCGATATTGAATTACCACCGCATTTTTACCCTGTACTCCTTACCGCTTTAGGTGTGCTATCTGCGACATACATATTATTTGTTCGCCTCCAGTGGGGGCTTCAGCAAAAAGGCAGGAGCTACAATTATATTAAGCGGATACTCATGCAATACCACTTTACACAGCAGGTATGGAAAGGGTTGTCTAACAGAAGAGCCGATGGAGGAGAGTTTCCACTACCTTCATTGGTTCTTGCACTAATGACTCTAACGCTATTTATTTTAGTCGCACAAGCGGTAAGCTACACCCACTGGTTTGATGTAATCAACCACCAGACATCAACGTTTTTTTCATTGCTCAGAAACCCTCTATACGACCCGCTGGTGATTGTGATCACCATGCTGGGAGACCCAAAGGTCTATTATATTGCGTTTCCTATCTTTGTGTCGTTATTACTCTTTCGTGGCTTCTACGCTGCAGCGACCCATATATCGCTAGCCGGCATTGCAACCGCCCTAATCACCCATGGACTAAAAGCATACTTTGATATTGCACGCCCCGACTTAGTCATCAATGGCCCCGCGTCAGCAGCCTTCCCTAGCGGTCACACTAGCGGCTCTGTCGTTTTTCTAGGGCTACTCGCGGCGTTTATTGCTCAAGAGATTCAGCAAAAGAAACGCTGGATGATTTACAGCCTCTTTAGTATACCGATGCTATTGATTGGCCTTAGTCGATTGTATCTAGGGGTTCACTGGGCAAGTGATATCGTTGGGGGCTTACTGCTAGGCTTATGCATCTGCGCGTTGACACGAGTCAGCTATAGTCGTTACGACCGACAAGCGCTCACGCTAGATATGTTTACGATTTTGGCCGTCGGGCTTTGGGCCACATCTACAGTATTGTATATATGGCTAGGGTTACCTGAGGCGCTTTCTAACTATCAACCACTGTCTAACGTAAAACCTTAACTCACTGCTCCATTAACGAGAGAAAGTCTTCTATCTGTTTAAGCCGCTCAAGTGGATCCGTTAACTCAAGTAGATGTTGTTTCTCTTTTTTCGTGAGCGGTAATAACTCAACTAAACGCCAGCCCACCTGCCGACAATCCGCATAATCGACATCCATATTAAGCGCTTGAATAGCAGGATGCCTTTCTAGCTGTTCTAGTAGCGTGGCAAGCTCTAAGTATTCATCTGGAAGCGTTGCGTACGCTTCTTCGATTAAATGCTCTATACGTCCAGAATAAAGCCCATCAGCGCCTTGCGAAAAGTCTGTTAGCAGCACTTTTGATGTGCCTTCTATGGTTATACCCAATAAGCCGTTTTCGAGCTTACGAAAATCAACGAGCCGAACATACGTGCCGATGCTGTAAAAATCACATCCCCCCCCCACCTCACTGCCTTCTTTAATAAGCACTACGACAAACCCTCGGTCTGTTTTCATACACTCAGAGAGCATATCGAGGTACCGAGGTTCAAATAACTGTAGAGGTATTCTCCCCATTGGGCACAGCACTGAATTCAAAGGAAAGAGAGGTGTTTTCATTAAACTGATTGTTTATCCAATTGTTTTATAAAGCCTACCGGTACGGCCACGCTTTTTCGTAATGCGTAATCAAAAAACACAATACCTGTTTTTGCTAACGCAATGAACTCATCACTTTGTACATGATTACCACCAATATCGCCACTACCTATGTCACCTTTTGCTTGTTCTGACGCACTCAACGCAGAAGAAACCACAGGCCTAACAACCCGATAAATAAACTGGCAACTTTTACGAGAAATATCCTCTACCGAAATATCAAACCGCAAACAATCGCCGTAAAACGCTTCATTTTGATAGCTGATCGCTAAATCAGCCACAAGCGTACCGACCCCATCGATATCCAGCTCTTCATAACCTAGTGCACGAAAAAACTGTATTCGAGCTTCATGAATCATCGTAATCATTCGATCATGCCCAAGGTGATTCCCTTGATTGATATCCCCTACCCGTACCTGCAACTCGGTACTAAAATGAGTTACTTTCGGAAAATTTATTTCTACGCGCGACATTTTTAATCCTATAAATAACAAACTGAAAAACCAACGACTGAGTGACGTCTATCTGATCAGCTCAATTACTTGCAACAATATTCTGCTACTATTATATGATCAAATAACTTTTAAGACCTTAATAATCAATGAGCAATCAGCCTTTCCCTCGCGTTATAGGATTAGCCGGCGTTGACCGGAACGAAAACTCTAAAGCGCTCAAATACGCAGGTCACTTAGAATGGCCAATGGTTCTTATGGCCATCTGGATCATTATTGAGTGGTACCTGCAGGCAAAAGGGGCTATTCCGGCTAACATTATTCTCGTGACAGATTGGTTAATATGGTCCTTCTTTTTATTTGAAACCGTATTACTCACATCCTTAGTCCGGAATAAAAAACATTACCTTATCGGAAACTGGGTCAACCTAGTGATCATCCTTTTAGGCTTCCCGTTACTCTGGGAGGAGTTCCCCGCCGCGGGTGTACTTCGTACACTCCGCCTTATTGTCATGGGTGGAATCCTGATCCATATATCAAGCACCGCTAAGCGAATATTGGCACGAAACCATCTCGGCACCACATTAATGATCGGGTTTATTATTACGGTAATGGCAGGCTTTCTAATCGCAGGTCTTGATCCGGCAATAGAAACCCCTTGGGAAGGTATATGGTGGGCTTGGGTAACGGTCACCACAGTGGGTTATGGCGATATTGTCCCCGTTAGTACAGAAGGCCGTTTATTTGGCTCATTTTTAATTCTGATGGGGATTGGAATATTCTCGATGCTCACGGCCAGTTTTTCAGCCTTTTTTGTCTCTCGAGATGAAAAGCTAGTCGTTCAAAGAGAGCAGCAGATTCTCGCTAAACTTGAGTTAATTGAAATGAGAATTCATAAGATTGAAAATGATCTCAACAAAGTTGCTAAAGCACAGCAACAAGCCATCAAAAACCCACCAACAGCGCCTTATTAGCGCCTCTTTAGTTCTCACAACCGCTTATTCGCTCGACAAACTTGCAGGCCCTAAGACCTGTTGAATCTCTTCAATTTTATGTCGTGCCTCTACCATCACCTTTAAACTCCGCTCTGGCGTCAAACCACCGCTTGCCAATTTTCGAAATGCAGGCACTTTATTAAAAGGAGGTAAGTTATTTCGTTTAGGGCAGCTAATTAAGGCATGCATCTGCGCAACAATAATAATATCAGTATAACTCGGCTCATCACGCCCAGAATCAAAGCCCCACTCTTCTGCTTTCGCCACAACTTCAATTAAGTCACTTGGGAAGCCCCACTGCTCAAGAATAGTGCAGCCAATTTCGCCTCTTAATTCATCAATCGCACCATTGAGTGCTTTTTCATCAGCATAAAGTTCAGGGAAGTTTTCAGCGTAAGTAATAACCGGAATTGCACCAATATCATGAATCAAACCCGCAAGCATCGCATGATCTTTATTTAATCCTGGCGTCTGCTCGGCGAGTACGTATGCAATCGAAGCAACTTCTCGCGAGTGTTGCCACAATTCAGACATTGCCTGTTTTAGCTCGGGTTTCTTACTCCTAAATAGCTCCCTCATGGAAAATACGGTCACTAACTGCTGAGTCGTTTGTATCCCCAACCGCACAACCGCATCTCGACAAGAAGACACTTCATTAAACCCCCTATATAAAGGGCTATTACATGATTTTATCAGCTTAACCGTCATGGCTGGATCAGTATTTACAACCTTTGAAATATCATCTGCGGAGGTTTCATTTTTACCGGCTATTTGGCGAATACGATAAGCAACGTCAGGTAAACTAGGCAATGTAAAATTATTAGATTTTAAGTCATGATAAAAACTCATCAATACTTTAAAGGCGCCCTCAACATCTTCAGCGTCACCATCATCAAAACCTTCATCTGCCTCAAAGTTATGTACTGGCGCTTGCTTGAGTAAAATATTCAGTACATCTTTCTCAATTATCAGAAAATCAACGTCTGTCACCGCTTTAACGGTGTATTGCCGTGGCTGTAAGTGTGCAATTGCAGCATCCGCTTGCTCTGTGCCTGCGTCAATCTCTCTAGTGCGACCATCTGGGGCTTCTAATTCAATTTTGCCATTCAAAAGAAAATAGTCATGATGATCAAACGTTCCCCGCTCAAAAACGACCTTTTTCTTTTTAAAGGAAGAGAAGTGGGCTTTATGCGCAAGCAGTATCCGCTGATTTTCGGACAACCTATCGAGAGGTCGAAATTTTTTTAACGCGTCAGCCGTAATTTCGATCGAAGCATGCATTAACAGGACCTATTCCTTATATATTGGTAAATCTACCCTAGCGTCCAAGACGACATTAACTCAACTATATTAAGATGCTCAATCAAAACAAGGAAACTCTCTGGACAAATTTGAGCAAGACCCCGTGGGCCGCTATCGTACTTTTGATACTAAACGCTAATAATTAACATGACGATAGAAAAGACTGATTAAAAGTTTAACAGGTATTTCTTTGATTGCATCAAAGTATTCGTACTTGAAGCTCAATAGAGTATTAAATCTACAGAATATCTCTGGTATGCTTGCTGTAGACAAGTTTACACTCTTTTATCGATCGTTTTACTGGAAGAATCTGATGCCAATATATCGCTCAAAAACCTCTACCGCAGGCCGTAACATGGCTGGCGCTCGCGCTTTATGGCGCGCCACCGGAATGAAAGATGACGATTTTAAAAAGCCAATTATTGCTGTCGCCAACTCATTTACACAATTTGTGCCTGGGCATGTCCACCTAAAAGACTTAGGCCAATTGGTTTGTAGAGAAATCGAAAAAGCTGGCGGGGTTGCAAAAGAATTTGACACTATCGCCATCGATGACGGTATCGCGATGGGCCATGACGGCATGCTATACAGTCTTCCTTCTCGTGACCTTATTGCAGACTCTGTCGAATACATGGTTAACGGGCACTGTGCTGACGCACTCGTTTGTATATCTAATTGCGATAAAATCACACCCGGAATGGTTAATGCCGCTCTACGCTTAAATATTCCAACAATATTCGTATCGGGCGGTCCGATGGAAGCAGGTAAAACCAAGCTATCAGAACACAAGCTTGACCTCGTTGATGCTATGGTTATTGCAGCAGACCCAGACGCTGACGACGCTGCCGTTGAAGAGTATGAGCGTAGCGCTTGCCCAACCTGTGGTTCATGCTCAGGTATGTTTACAGCCAACTCAATGAACTGCCTAACCGAAGCCATTGGCCTTTCTCTACCAGGAAACGGCACAGTATTAGCCACTCACGCTGATCGTGAAGCGCTATTCCTGCAAGCAGGCAGAACCATTGTCGACATTACTCGTCGCTATTACGAGCAAGACGATGAATCTGTATTGCCTCGCTCGATTGCTAGCTTCAAAGCGTTTGAAAACGCAATCACACTTGATGTGGCTATGGGTGGTTCCACCAATACCATTTTGCACCTACTAGCAGCAGCACAAGAAGCAGAGATTGATTTCACCCTTAAGCATATTAATGAGCTATCTCATAAGATACCTCAACTATGTAAAGTAGCGCCAAACTCACCTGACTACCATATGGAAGATGTCCACCGTGCAGGCGGCATCATGGGGATCTTAGGTGAACTCGATCGTGCAGGTTTACTGCATACCGATCTACCTACGGTACACTCAAAAACGCTAGGTGAAGCGTTGGATAAGTGGGATATAATGCGTAATAACGACCCTGCTATTGCCGAGTTCTATAAAGCAGGCCCAGGCGGTATTCCAACACAAACAGCCTTTAGCCAGAGTACTCGTTGGCCAAGTTTGGACGGAAACAGAGAATCTGGCTGTATTCGCTCAAAAGAAAATGCGTATTCACAAGAAGGGGGTCTAGCGGTCTTATACGGAAACATCGCTGAAGATGGATGTGTTGTGAAAACCGCAGGTGTAGATGAATCTATTTGGGTATTCAATGGCACCGCTAGAATCTTCGAAAGCCAAGATTCTGCAGTAGAAGGCATTCTTAACGATGATGTGAAAGCGGGTGATGTAGTCATTATTCGGTATGAAGGCCCCAAAGGCGGACCGGGCATGCAGGAAATGCTCTACCCAACAAGCTACCTAAAATCAAAGGGGCTAGGCGCAGCCTGTGCACTTCTGACTGATGGGCGTTTTTCAGGTGGAACATCGGGGTTGTCTATTGGGCATGCTTCACCAGAAGCCGCTTCTGGCGGCGCTATCGCTTTGATCGAAGAAGGCGACAGCATCACTATCGATATCCCTAACAACGCGATCAACGTGAATGTAAGTGATGAAGTACTAGCAGAGCGCCGCGCAGCCATGAACGCAAAAGGTAAAGATGGCTGGAAACCAGCAGAACCTCGCAAACGCAAGGTATCTGCAGCGTTAAAAGCGTATGCGATGCTAGCAACTAGCGCCGATAAAGGCGCCGTAAGAAACTTGGATATGCTAGATTAACGTCCAGTCTATCTCATAGCCGTGATAAAGAGAAACGGAATCAAGGGGGCTCAATGTTTACCCTCCTTGATTCCAGTCGTACCTCCCTGTATCACGGCTACAAAATCGGTTCAAGCGCCCTTGTAAGCATGATGGCGTAAAACGCAATCAAGAGATTATCAATTACTTGCGCTCATAAACAATAAAGCTATAGTCATACGGGTTCGAGCCTTCTGCCTTAAAATCTTCTCGCGCAGTTTCTTCCCATTGCGGCCAGTCGACTTCAGTAAACCAAGCATCCCCTTCTACCTCTGCATGTACTTTTGTAAGATAAATTCTGTCCACCAAATCTAACGAACTTTGATAAATCTGATCACCACCAATAATCATCACTTCATCAACGCCATTAATTAACGCCGTTGCCTCTGCTTTTGCAAAAGCCTCTTCAAACGTATGAACAACCGTAACACCGTCATGTTGCCATGCAGTATTTCTTGTAATCACCAAATTCAAACGACCCGGCAAAGGCTTACCAATTGACTCAAATGTTTTACGCCCCATAATGATGGGCTTGCCCATTGTGACTGACTTAAAATATTTTAGGTCATTAGGCAGATACCAAGGGAGTTTGTTATTTCTACCGATAACTCTATTTTCTGCCATCGCAACAATGATCGATTTCTTCATTTTTATCACTCACCTCTGTACGTTTATCACGAATCACTATGCCTCTATTAATCGGCTTTTATAACATATAACCCTAG includes these proteins:
- a CDS encoding GGDEF domain-containing protein; translation: MPQTRLSNTIRTRSYQYAAAITAFLALAGLLVGKLEGAIVAAVFSILLILNSLFEKQRLLEKDPQKSLRRSSWTHITLLFLAAVSLLSATNSEYAASPWSFILPLLLLFFYPLKTALIATAIYSFCLVVILTQISDSAEKLELLINYMLCLALTAGFVYLREIKDQQLKPLRRTDNLTQASIKERLNDDLVKEIQRSEREGTELTVMALAIDDQGFDHIDAADHDVLLSKLGHVLHENLRAFDSYYRWKDHEFLIVFPYTNTQEGMKTAENLRVIAKDSLSDANMPITVSIGAASLNVGDNADSLLKKSLSALQQAQRRGQNRTRSYVDAETNTSKVRAATDTLG
- the rsfS gene encoding ribosome silencing factor, which encodes MQSEKLRDIVVNAMDDMKAKDINVLDVRERTSVTEYMIVASGTSNRHVKSIADNVVDDVKKSGIRPLGIEGGAGSDWVLVDLGDIVVHVMMPAAREFYDLERFWIDGPEVVEEQS
- a CDS encoding glutamate-5-semialdehyde dehydrogenase; this translates as MDVKAYMVDVGEKARQASALIAQASTEAKNRALIAMAEALDLARDKLAKANELDLENGRNNGLDSAMLDRLELTPARIDTMIEGLRQVASLPDPVGIIDDMKYMPSGIQVGKMRVPLGVVGIIYESRPNVTVEAASLCLKSGNATILRGGSEAIHSNQAVAACISQGLSQAGLPINAVQVIKTTDRAAVGELITMPEYVDVIVPRGGKGLIERVSRDAKVAVIKHLDGICHVFIDRDADREKAVNVAFNAKTHRYGTCNTMETLLVDEAIAEFVLPTLAVKFEQEGVELRGCDATRRILTGINAATEEDWSTEYLAPVLSVKVVSDMDEAIDHINKYGSHHTDSIITENYTRGRKFITAVDSSSVMINASTRFADGFEYGLGAEIGISTDKIHARGPVGLDGLTSQKYVVFGDGHIRQ
- a CDS encoding LON peptidase substrate-binding domain-containing protein, translating into MKTPLFPLNSVLCPMGRIPLQLFEPRYLDMLSECMKTDRGFVVVLIKEGSEVGGGCDFYSIGTYVRLVDFRKLENGLLGITIEGTSKVLLTDFSQGADGLYSGRIEHLIEEAYATLPDEYLELATLLEQLERHPAIQALNMDVDYADCRQVGWRLVELLPLTKKEKQHLLELTDPLERLKQIEDFLSLMEQ
- a CDS encoding GGDEF domain-containing protein, with translation MTDSQLKNMTRTTSYGLTAFFMFFLAIQNYRYGFYELVYTATFLIPLLGFGIAYTYAQRFFEIKDHAHPILLAVMVVLIASNINETSSNATLWLYPIGLLSYLVLPFRMSNVFNAGVLISLTFFIMIQQGLFNSLSFFTSYLLISSVASIFAYLHHHKNRKLIELSLHDPLTGAYNMKHLDDTLTKEISRSHVTGNTLSLIALKVDYFDQFTDVHGNNAAKDLTIELSEMLGGMIRAGDSHYYDDNSLFYMLLPNTPQEGMLIMTERVRRTVEETKWQTIGTMTVSVGCTTSTEKPTTAESLLKEVQCALSDAEANGHNRVNHFTQQ
- a CDS encoding acyl-CoA thioesterase — its product is MSRVEINFPKVTHFSTELQVRVGDINQGNHLGHDRMITMIHEARIQFFRALGYEELDIDGVGTLVADLAISYQNEAFYGDCLRFDISVEDISRKSCQFIYRVVRPVVSSALSASEQAKGDIGSGDIGGNHVQSDEFIALAKTGIVFFDYALRKSVAVPVGFIKQLDKQSV
- the rlmH gene encoding 23S rRNA (pseudouridine(1915)-N(3))-methyltransferase RlmH; this encodes MKIKLIAVGTRMPSWVSEGYNEYSRRMPAEFSLELIEIPLGQRGKNADIDRIIKREGEQMLASVESSDYVLALEVNGRNWTTEKLAKQAEVWQMAGRNVALLVGGPDGLSDSCRARADQQWSLSPLTLPHPLVRVLLAEQLYRAWSITRNHPYHRQ
- a CDS encoding bifunctional DedA family/phosphatase PAP2 family protein, yielding MNLSDIQPLINGLQAHPNWVAFAIFSISFVESLAVAGVIVPGVMLLFMVAAVAGGGALSIEASLFWAFAGAVSGDGLSFFLGRYFKESIATVWPVRRYPQLLDSGTRFFDKHGGKSVLIGRFVGPIRPILPMIAGMLQMPPKKFFIFNIVSAIGWAPIYILPGFLVGASISLDIELPPHFYPVLLTALGVLSATYILFVRLQWGLQQKGRSYNYIKRILMQYHFTQQVWKGLSNRRADGGEFPLPSLVLALMTLTLFILVAQAVSYTHWFDVINHQTSTFFSLLRNPLYDPLVIVITMLGDPKVYYIAFPIFVSLLLFRGFYAAATHISLAGIATALITHGLKAYFDIARPDLVINGPASAAFPSGHTSGSVVFLGLLAAFIAQEIQQKKRWMIYSLFSIPMLLIGLSRLYLGVHWASDIVGGLLLGLCICALTRVSYSRYDRQALTLDMFTILAVGLWATSTVLYIWLGLPEALSNYQPLSNVKP
- the nadD gene encoding nicotinate-nucleotide adenylyltransferase — its product is MKIVMGGTYDPVHLGHLRAALELSELFKSKTKKETNVHLLPCYNPVHRGQPGASSAQRTEMLRLATEGESNVIVDQREILRGGPSYTADTLKEMRAQYGDDEPIVLVLGTDAFNGLSSWHQWLEIPTLAHIIVLNRPSWELSIGGQLKDLVDSCRVEKIEALFECAAGYILPLELSLLDISSSKVRSSISKGLSARYLVSDVVWRYICDNQLYGYDDKKSCY